The Rhodoluna lacicola genome includes the window TATTCTGAAGCCCTCTGATACACCGCTGTGAGTTTCCATGTCCTCGAGCAGTTGATCGATTTCATTCAACGGTTTGAATCCGCAGAGTGCCTCAAAATCTGAGAGCGCAACAATAATCTCTGGCTTGTGCTGGTCATCTTTGTAATTTCGATTACTCGCGGTGACGGCGATTCCCTGTGCTTCTTCACGAGCAAATCCAGCCTTGGCCTGTTGGCTGTTTGGATGAGCCTGAATGGAGAGCGGTTGATCTGCGGCCAGAATTTTGAGTAAAAATGAAAGCTGATGGCCGCCTAGATGATCGCGAAGTGTGGTCGCTCTATCGTCGGCAAGTAGCGCCGGCGAGCCTGCGTGGGTGCCAAACCACACCTCGGCTGCTGGTTGGTCTGGGCTGGCCAGGGTCAAGTCAGGACCAAAGTAATCGCGAATAAGGGTGCGTGATCCCCACGCATAGTTGCGCGGTTGATTTGAGATTTTGACTAGCACCGCTCCCCTTTCACCCAGCGGGTCTAGCCTAACTTCGCAGCTCCAGCTTTGAGCGCTCAAAAATGCAGACAGAGCAAAGTCAGCTGACGCGAATTAGACTTACATAACCCCGACCGGAAGCTGCAATGACTGCACTGACTAGACCTATTCGCGTGGTTTTCAACACGCGCGAAAAGGGCTACCGCTCCAAGACCTGGACGGCTTCGGCGGGAATCTTCACTTTGATGGCGGGCGACGCCGTGCGCTACAGCATTGGCTGGCTGGGCTGGGGCGCGGTCCTGCTGGTCCTGCTATCAATCTCGATGGTGCTGTTTTTCAAGAATCAACCAAGCAACACTTTTCGTGAGATTCCTTGGCCACTTTGGGCAGCCTTGGGCTGGATGGCCCTCAGCACAATATGGTCGGCCTATCCTTCGATCACCGCACTGGCAACAGTCTCACAAATTGCCACCACCGCATTCGCCTTGTTCCTAGTGGGGCTGTTCAGCTGGCGGCACCTACTGCGCGTCTTTGCGAATGTGATTCGCTTCATCCTTGGCGCCTCGCTAATTTTTGAGTTTGTTGCGGCGGCAATTGTTCAAGGACCAATCGCACCGATTTTCAAAAATTACTCCGGTGAGAAGCCTCCTGCCGCTGCCTTCTACTGGACTCAGGGAAACCTGTTTGACGGTGAGCGAATTCAGGGAATTGTGGGCAACTCTAATCTGCTGGCATTTGTTGCCATGCTGGGCGTAGTCACCTTTGCGGTTGAGTACGCAATCATCGGCACGAAGCGTTGGGTTAGCGCACTTTGTATTTTGGCTTCTGTGACAACCATGTTGCTGGCCAAGTCTGCTGGAATCGGTTTTGCAATGACAGCGATTGTGATTGCCGCCATCGTTTCAATTGCGGCAGAGGGCAAAGAGCGTGAAGTTCGTCATAAGTACTACCGAGTGGCTTGGGCATTCGCCGGGACTGTTGGTGTGATTGTTCTTTTCTTCCGGGCAACTGTTTTTGAATTCTTCGGCAAAAGCCCAGACATGACCGGGCGAAGTGGCATTTGGAAACTCGTTCTGGGACTAATCGAACAGCGACCAGTTTTTGGCTGGGGTTGGACCAGTCACTGGATGCCCGGGGTTGAGCCATACGAGGGTTTGGTTGTGATTAACAATGTTCCCTACTACCAGGCACACAATGCCTACCTAGACATCACCCTGCAGCTGGGATTTATTGGTGCAGCGATTTTTGGGATTTTATTTTTGACCACTTTCATAAAACTTTGGCGTCTGGCCGTGCGACACACTGTGGCCCTTTACCTCTGGCCAATCTTAATTTTTATGGGCTTGGCAGTCTGGAGTCTGACTGAGTCAAGAATCTTAATTGAAATTGGTTGGGTACTTCTTGCGCTCTTTGTCGTGAAGGTAAACCAACCAGAGGAAATGCTAGAACCTCGCGGTCGATCTCCCAAGCGAGTTCGGTTGCTTAGTTTTCGCCAACGCAAAAACCAAATCTAAGGAATAACCAAAACTTGGCCAACCTTAATCAGGTTGGCATTGGTGATCTTGTTTGCCTGCATCAGTGCCGTAGTACTCACACCAAACCTGGTGGCAATTTTGGAAAGCAAGTCACCGGCGACAACCGTGTAAGTTTTTGGCTTTGCCGTGGTGCTTGGCTTGGGTGATGAAACAGGGGTTGGGCTGGCGCTGGCCAATGGGCTGGCCGAAGGGCTTGGGCTGGCCGAAGGAGTAGCCGATGGGCTTGGTGATGGGCTAGGGCTAACCGATGGCTCAGGGAAAACAATTGGCGGCTCCACGTTGAAACGATCTACTGAAAAGCTCACCCCCGCAGCCTTACCGG containing:
- a CDS encoding O-antigen ligase family protein, producing the protein MTALTRPIRVVFNTREKGYRSKTWTASAGIFTLMAGDAVRYSIGWLGWGAVLLVLLSISMVLFFKNQPSNTFREIPWPLWAALGWMALSTIWSAYPSITALATVSQIATTAFALFLVGLFSWRHLLRVFANVIRFILGASLIFEFVAAAIVQGPIAPIFKNYSGEKPPAAAFYWTQGNLFDGERIQGIVGNSNLLAFVAMLGVVTFAVEYAIIGTKRWVSALCILASVTTMLLAKSAGIGFAMTAIVIAAIVSIAAEGKEREVRHKYYRVAWAFAGTVGVIVLFFRATVFEFFGKSPDMTGRSGIWKLVLGLIEQRPVFGWGWTSHWMPGVEPYEGLVVINNVPYYQAHNAYLDITLQLGFIGAAIFGILFLTTFIKLWRLAVRHTVALYLWPILIFMGLAVWSLTESRILIEIGWVLLALFVVKVNQPEEMLEPRGRSPKRVRLLSFRQRKNQI